The DNA window CCGGGCCCGGGTGGTTGAGCACTTCTCTCCAATGGCGCGCGCCGAGCGCATGGCCGCGCTCTATCGCAGTCTGGTCTGATCAGATGTATTGCGGCCGCTTTGCTCCCTCCCCGACCGGACCGTTGCACTTCGGCTCACTGGTTGCTGCAACGGCCAGTTATCTTGATGCCCGCGCCCAGCGTGGCCAGTGGCTGCTGCGCATGGAGGACACAGACCACACACGCTGCCGTCCTCACTACGCCGACGAAATCCTGTCCACCCTCAGCGCCTTTGGCTTCGTTTGGGATGAACCAGTCATCGTACAAAGCGAACGCAGCGCGCTTTACGATGCCGCCATCGCCCAGCTTGGCCCGCGCGTCTATCATTGCACCTGTAGCCGCCGCGAAATCGCAACCCTGGCCGCCCAGAACGAATCCCGCTATCCCGGAATCTGCCGCAACGGCTGCGACCCGGCAAAGCCGGTCCGCGCCTTACGCCTGGCAGTCGAAGATCCGGCAATCTCCGACGATTTCATTCTGTTCAGCACCACCGGTAAGATCTATTCCTACCAACTCGCGGTCGTTGTCGACGACGAGGCCCAGGGCATCACCCACGTTGTGCGCGGCGCAGATCTGCTGTCCTCCACCCCACGGCAACAGTATCTGCAACGCCTGCTCGGCTATCGGACGCTGCAGTATCTGCATCTTCCCCTTGCGACTGGTCCGGATGGCACAAAACTCTCAAAACAAAATCTCGCCCCGGCTCTCGACACGGCAAGCAGCACAACACTACTCGTACAAGCCCTTGAATTCCTCCAGCAGCAGCCAGAAGAGAACCTCGCGCGCCAATCCCTTGCCAACATCTGGGCCTGGGCTATTGCGAACTGGCGACCGGAACGCTTGCGGCGCTACTCTTGACGCCCAGTGCGCCGAGTTGGTTCTCCACCCGCGCGAGATCTTCGCGCATTGCAGCATTGGACCGGTCCGCACTGATGATGGTCTGCAACAAGGTTTGCGCCATCTGGAATTCCTTCAGCGCCTTCTGCCGTTGCCGGAGCGCCGCATAGACTTGTCCGAGTGCCTCGTGCGCCTCGGCGACTTCTCCCTGCGCTCCCGCATTCGAACGATTCATCGCCGCGAGCCGCTCCCGCATCGCCAGAGCCGACTCCACCATCGGCAGCGCTTCCCGCGACCGTCCGATGCTCAACAAAGCCTTCGCAGTACTCACCCGGTTGGTCTGGAGGAGGGTTCTGCTTCGGACCTCGCGGATATCCGCCCTCGCAACCTCCTCATAAATCATACGGCCCACCTCGAAATGATCAAGCGCTTCCTTCGTACGCCCCAGACTTTGCAAAATCGTTCCGAAGTTGGTGTGAGAAAGCCCGGCGCTCACTTGGAACTGCACATTCCCCCGGTCCCGCTCATAGAGGCGCAGGTCGATCTCGAGCGCCCGCTGATAATGAGCCAGACTTGCCGGCAGCGCATTCTCGTGCCTCTCAATGGAACCCATCCTCGAAAGAGCAAGCGACAGCGCCCTGAGATCGGCAACCTGATTCGGATTCTGAGCGACAACTTCTTCGAGCATCTGCAAGGCCTCGCGGCGGGTTTCGAGCACTCCCTGCCAATCTCCCATCTGGGACAAACTCCCGCTCAAGGAGGTCAGGTTGCTAGCCAGCGCACGCTTGCGAAGCAGATTCGTAGGATCGCCTTCAAACAGAGCCTGGCGGATGCCAAGCGCCTTCCGCTCATAAGAGAGCGCCGTATTGGCATCGCCCATCACACGCAACGCAGCACTCAACCGGGAGTAACTCGAAGCCAATTGCTCGCTGGCTTTCTGAAACTCGGGTGCCTTCTTTGCATTCTTGCGAATCTCCATCCGCAGCATCTCGCTCTTGCGATAGCTCTGGAGCGCCTCAGCGATCTGCCCGAGATTCATCGTTCCAGGACGGCCCTGGATATCGCCAATTCTCTCGTAGGTCGCGGCAAGCTCTTCGCGTAATACGATGTCGGTGGTATCCTGCTTCGCCAACTCATCCAGGTAGCCCAGGGCGCTCTTCACCAACTTGGCGCGCACCGGAGTGGCGCCCTGCAATGTAGACAGGGCTTCATCGGCGTCAAACACCAAGGTGTTCGCCAGATTCCGCAACTGGTCAAAACGCTGCTGCGCTTTCTCGTAATTCTTTTGCGCCAGGCGCTCCTGATAGAAGGCAGCACCCACCGCGAGAATGAGCGCGATACTCGCAAGAGTCGAGACCGCAACAAAGGCCCGGTTTCTGCGGATAAACTTTTGCAGCCGGTAGCCGTAGGTCTGCGGCCGCGCCGACACCGGGCGCAAGTGCAGATAGCGTTCAATATCCTCGCCCAGCGCATCGGCGCCGCGATAGCGATGAGAACGTTCAAACTCAAGCGCCTTTAGGCTGATATTGTCGAGATCCCCCGACAAGCGGCCATCACCGCTCACCTGGCTCGGCTTCGGCGGAGCTTCTTTACGCAGGTGTTCGAGAATCTCCTGCGTCGTCATGCCCGTAAAGTCGAAGGGCAGCTTGCCGCAGAGTAGAAAGAACAGAATACGCCCGAGCGCATAGCAATCGCTCTCGATGCTCAGTGGCTCGCCGCGCAACTGTTCCGGACTGGCCCACCAGGGAGTCAGGGCCGGAGCCATCGTGATCGTATTCTGTACCGCTGGATCGGTGGTGTCTTTGCCCTGAATCAAGCGGGCAATGCCGAAATCCACCAGCTTGGCCCCCCCATCCCGGGTGACCAGAATATTGCTCGGCTTCAGATCGCCGTGGACGATCAGATTGCGGTGCGCGTAAGCAACGCCATCGCAAATGCGAGTGAAGAGCTCCAGACGGGCCGCGAGGCTTGGCTTCGTCTCCACCAGCCATTCCTCAAGATTCTGCGCATCGAGGTACTCGGTGACGAGATAAGGGACACCTTCACTGGTAACGCCGCCGTCCAGCAGACGCAGAATGTTCTCATGCGTGAGACGGGCCAGAATCTGGCGCTCCATGCGAAAGCGGCGAGAGAGATACTCGTGGTTACCGGCAAAGCGGATGACTTTGAGCGCCACCTGCATCGGGACGCCGTCCATCTCTTTGCTGGCCAGATAAACGCTGCCCATGCCGCCCTTGGCAATGAGCTTTTCTACTCGATAGTCGCCGACCCGGCGGCCTTCGAGAGTTTCGAGAAAGCCGCCCAGTTGCACTGGAGCGTCTTCCAGAAACTCGTCGGCTGCTTCAAAGCTTTCGAGCAGACTTTTGACTTCGGCGATCAATTCCGCGTCGCCGCCGCTGGCCTCCTCAACGAAGGCGTCACGCCGCGACGCAGGCATCTCAGCCGCGTCATGGAGGATCTGTTTCACCTGCTGCCAGCGGGTGTGCACACATCCATATTAAGACTCGTTGGATCCACCTCGGGTCAATTCGCGAAACAGCCATGCTTTCGCGCAAACCCAGTCGCGCTTGACCGTCGCGGGAGAGACGCCGACAATCGCCGCCGTCTCCTCAATCGACAGTCCGGCAAAGAATCGCAATTCTACAATTCTTGCCTGTTGGGGGTCGACCTTGGCGAGCGTTTTCAGGCCATCGTCCAGTGCCAGAATCTCCCAGTTCCGCTTCTCAGGAACTCCAATCGCCTCATCCAGCGACAGAGCGGCAAAGCCGGAACCGCGTTTCTGGGCGCGCGTGGCGCGAATGTGATCGACAAGAATACGGCGGATCATCTGCGCCGCAATTCCAAAAAAGTGGGCTCGGCTCTTCCAACTGACATCGCGCTGCTGGATCAGCTTCATGTACGCTTCGTGCACCAGAGCCGTCGCTTGCAGCGTATGGCCCGGATTTTCAAAGCGCATGTAACTGGCGGCCAAACGGCGCAGTTCGTCATAAACAAGCGGCAACAGATCGGCGAGCGCCTGGCGATTGCCATGCGACCAGCTCTGTAGCAATTGGGTGACGTCGTGGCCCGGTTCGTTCTGCTGGCCAGGGGTCCGGACGGGGGTTGCTTCCAAAATATCGGCCTCGAGAACCATGTGATGCGTTTCCTCTCAAATTAGGTACGCGTTGAAAGAGAAAACGTTCGGCTCAAGATCTCTCATTTTATGAGAAATGTTTCGATGAGAAAATAGAGACTCCACCTGAAGTGATCTCGACTCTCCATGGCACGCTGCACAAACGCAACGATTTTGACTCCCACATCCTTACCGGAGAGCGGGAACTGGTCATCTATCTGCCTCCAGGCTATGAGCAGCGCCCATCCCAACGCTATCCGGTCATGTACTTCCATGACTCCCAGAACGTCTTTGAGCCCCATACGGCGTTCATCCCTGGGCAGTACTGGCAAGTCCCCGAAACAGCAGACCGCCTCATCACCGAGCAGCGCGTCGAGCCACTGATTCTGGTTGGCATCCCTCACGGCGGCACCCGGCGCATTGACGAGTTCACGCCCAGCCCGAATCCTCAGGAGCACTACGGCGGCCAGGCTGCGTCCTATGGACGCATGCTCGTAGAAGAGGTGATTCCCTTCATCGATCGGGACTACCGCACGCTTCCCGGCCCCAAACACACCGGCCTCGGCGGCAGTTCGCTCGGCGGCCTGGTGACCATCTATTTAGGCATCCGGTATCCCGAGGTGTTTGGCCGTCTTGCCGTCATGTCCCCATCGGTGTGGTGGGATTACCGGATGATCCTCAGAAAGATCGTCTCGATCACCCACAAGCACCGGGCCAAGCTCTGGCTCGACGTCGGCCTGCGCGAAGGAAATAATCCAAAGGCAGTTTTGCGCGACGTGCGCCTGCTCCGCGACGTGCTGATGCACAAAGGATGGAAGGCCGGAAGCAATCTGTTCTATTACGAAGATCACGAAGGCGGCCACGACGAGCGCGCCTGGGCCGCCCGCGTGCCGTCCATGCTGCAGTTCCTGTTCCCCGGGGCCCGGCCGCGCATTGAGCTGCCAGACTCAGCTAGTTTCCGTTGATCGTGGCGACAGGTCCAGGAAGCACCACCTCATAGACGTGGCGATCGAGATATCCAGTTTGCTCCGCTTCCATCCGCAGGGAAATCGTGGCCCCATCATCCTTCAACTTCGGGAGCAACCAGTTTTCATGATCCGAAGGCATCGCAAAGACCAGGAATCGACGGTGTGTCGCTAAGAATTGCTCATAGGAAACGACTTGGCCTCGAATCGGGAAGAGTCGCTGGACATGTACGAGGCCCTCGAACATATTCGATTTGATGTAGTGCAAGGCGGCCTCGTTGTTGGTCAGATAGAAAAGTCTCGCCGCAAGTTGCGTGGGTTCCCGCCGATCCATTTCGAGAAAGGTCATGCCGTTTGCCGTAATAAAGGGCAAGTTGGGCTCGATCTCACGATATTGCAGCGAAACATTCCTGTACCTGCCCATCTGCATTCCAGTCAGCCCCTTGCTCCAGACAAACAAACCCACCAAAAGAACCGTGATGAGAAGTACCGTACCTGGATTCCGAAGCAGGCGTGCCAAAATGGCGACCACCAGCAAGGTCACGCCCAGCATCGCGCCAATTCCATAGCGGCCAACAAACTGAATGCCCGAAATCATGCAATAGACGCCGACCAGCGCCGGCATGGCCAGCGTCGTCAGACAGAAGGCAAGCTCATGAGATCGAATGATCTTGCACCACGGCTTCCCCGAGTCCCGCACGGCATATCCGAGAACCACGACGATCCCCACCACCGGCAACAGAATCATCACCAGGGAGTAGTAAAAGGTCGAGAGCAAGGCCATCGTGGACTCCAGGGCCGGGGAAAAACGCATGGAATGCGCCGTTCGTAATAAGGGAAAATATAGCGGCAGAATCAGCAGAGGCAAGAGGATCGCCAGCCAGATCCTGCGGTCCAGACGGCGGCGTTCTACGCTCCGAACCAGTTCCCCCACTCCGATTGCGGAGCCAAAAAGAGGAGCGAAACAATGGGTGAGAAATAGGGCCGCCAAGGAGACCGTCAGCCCGGTGTGCCATCGGCTCCAGCGCGGCCTCTCGATCGCCGCCAACCAGCAATACAATCCGCAGCAGAGCAACGCCAGCATCAGCGCATAGGGCCGCGCCTCGACAGCAAAATAAACCAACCAGACGCACCAGAAGACCGCCATCCCCATCAGTCCAAACAGCCCACCCAGTCTGTGCCGCACCAACTGAAAGACCACCAAACTCGCCGCCACAAATGCCAGCAAGGATGGCACGCGCGCACTGAAATCAGAATCGCCCAGCAGCAGGATGCTGATCCTCACCAGGAGAAAGTTAAGGGGAGGCTGCAGATCCACCGTCTGTACACTCTCGAGAAATCGATCCCAGCTCGGCGACATCGCGATGTAATAGGTCACCAACTCGTCGTACCAGAGAGGCCGCAGAGCGGCTGGAATCATCACCATCGCGAATACGGCGAGACAGAACAGCAGTGCCCATCGTGGATTGCGGTCGAGCGTAGCCACGAATTCCAGAAATCGGTTCATCGTTTGCTCCATCGGCCCCTCAACGATCCGTCATTAGGCAATCCGCCAAAGATCTAAGACTTTTCCCTTACGGAATTCACAGCTAGAACCTAACGTGCGGGCAGACAGCAGCCGATTATTCCTCCAGCATCATGAAAGTCGTGATCCTTTGTGGCGGAATGGGAACCCGGTTGCGAGAAGAGACAGAGTATCGGCCCAAACCGATGGTCGAAATCGGCGGCCGGCCGATCCTGTGGCACATCATGAAGTACTATTCGCACTTCGGCTTCCGGGATTTTGTGCTGTGTCTTGGCTATCGCGGCCAAGTGATCAAAGAATACTTCCTCAACTACGAGGCGATGAATAACGATTTCACCATCTGCCTGGGACAAACCAATCAGATTCACTTCCACGAGCGACATCGGGAGCAAGGCTTCCACGTTACCCTAGCCGACACGGGGCTTGAGACCATGACTGGCGGCCGCATCCGCCGCGCAGCGAAGTATCTGGACGGCGACACCTTCATGATGACCTACGGCGACGGCCTCTCCAATATCGATCTCGGGGCGCTGCTCGCCTTCCATCAGTCCCATGGCCGCATCGCGACGGTCACCAGCGTCAACCCGCCGGTTCGCTATGGAATCCTCAGCACGACAGCAAGTGGCGAGGTCTCGAGCTTTCTTGAAAAACCAGTTTCGCGCGATTGCGCCAGTGCAGGCTTCTTCATCTTCGATCGAAAGATCCTCGACTATATTGACTCCGACGAAACCGTGTTTGAGAACGGTCCTCTCGAGCAACTGACTGCCGACAAGCAACTGATGGCGTTTCGCCACGATGGCTTCTTCTTCGCGATGGACACCTATCGCGAATACTTGCAACTCAATGAACTCTGGCGCTCGGGCGAAGCACCCTGGAAGGTGTGGCAGTGATGCGAGGATTCTGGGACGCCCGGCCCGTCTTCGTCACCGGGGCGACCGGCCTGGTCGGCAGTTGGCTCGTCAAGGCACTGTTACGCCAGGGAGCTGAAGTTGTTTGCCTGGTTCGCGACAGCGTTCCCCAATCGGAATTGAACCAATCGGGGGACGCAGCCCGGGTTCGCCTCGTGCATGGCGACATCTGCAACCAGGCGCTCCTCGAACGCATTCTCGGCGAGTACGAAATCGATACCGTTTTTCACCTTGCCGCACAGACCATCGTCGGCGTGGCGAACCGGAATCCGGTCTCGACCTTTTCGTCCAACATCGAAGGCACCTGGGCGCTGCTCGAGGCGGCCCGCCGTGCGCCCTCAGTCCGCCAGATTGTTGTCGCGTCATCCGATAAAGCCTACGGTGACCAGGAAAAGCTTCCCTACGAAGAATCCACGCCGCTGGAAGGCCGCCATCCTTACGATGTCAGCAAGTCCTGTGCCGATCTGATCGCGCAATCCTACGCCCACACCTATCAGCTTCCAGTTGTCGTCACGCGTTGCGGCAACTTCTACGGCGGGGGCGATCTCAACTGGAACCGCATCATCCCTGGCACCATTCGTTCGCTCCTCCGCAATGAGCCGCCCCTCATCCGCTCCGACGGTCAGTTCATCCGGGATTATTTCTTCGTTGAGGATGGGGCTGCTGCTTATCTCCTCCTTGCCGAACGTCTCGCCGGCAACCGCTTGCTCATCGGCCACGCTTTTAACTTCTCCAATGAGTCCCAGGTGACGGTCACGGATCTGGTTCGGCGCATCAGCCGTCTCATGGGTTCGCGTCTTGAGCCGCGCATCCTGAATCAGGCCTCCCATGAGATTCGAAATCAGCAGCTCAGCGCCGCCAAGGCCAGAGAGATGCTGTCCTGGTCACCGCTCTTTAGCTTGGACCAGGGTCTCGAGCTGACGATCGCTTGGTACCGCCAATGGAATGAGCAGCGTAACCAATCCAGTCATGCCGCCGACGTCCATACGCTCGCAACGGTGCTCCGATGACAAACGCCAGCCTCCTTGTAAAGCCCCCCGTCTCCAAGCACCGCGAGGAGGAACTCCGCGGTCAAATTCGTGAACTCGTGCGGGAGTACCACGCCACCGCCTTCGCGCCCCAACCCTTCTCTCCAGGGACAAGCCAGATCCCGTTTGCTGGACGCGTCTTTGATGCAGAAGAGATCGAAACGCTGGTAGAGTCCTCTCTCGATTTCTGGCTTACCACCGGACGCTTTGCCCGCGAATTTGAGCGCGAGTTTGCTCGCTTTTACGGCCTCCGCAATGCCCTGCTCGTCAACAGCGGCTCCTCGGCCAACCTGCTGGCTCTGACTGCGCTCACCTCCCCGCGCCTCGGCGACCGCGCGCTCCTACCAGGCGACGAAGTCATCACGGTTGCTGCCGGCTTCCCTACCACGGTCAATCCCATCTTCCAGAATGGCTTGGTCCCCGTCTTTGTGGACGTCGAGATCCCCACCTATAACCTCGACACCAGTCTGCTGGACGCCGCACTCTCCAGCCGCACCCGGGCCGTCATGATCGCCCACACGCTGGGCAATCCCTTCGACGCAGCAGCCGTCAGCGCCTTCTGCCGCAAGCACGATCTCTGGCTGATCGAGGATTGCTGCGATGCCGTCGGGTCCACCCTCAATGGGAAGCTCACCGGAACCTTTGGAGACCTTGCCACCGTCAGCTTCTACCCGGCACACCACATGACGATGGGCGAAGGCGGCTGCGTCCTCACAAACACTCCGCTGCTCAAAACTCTCGCCGAATCCTTCCGCGATTGGGGACGGGATTGCTGGTGTGAACCCGGCCGGGACAACACCTGTGGCAAACGTTTCGATTGGCAGCAAGGCGAACTCCCCTGCGGCTACGATCACAAGTACACCTATTCGCACATCGGCTACAACCTGAAGGTCACCGACATGCAGGCCGCCATCGGCGTGGCGCAGTTGAAGAAACTCCCCGGCTTTATCGAGGCGCGCCGTGCCAACTTCAACTCTCTCTACGCCTCCCTCAAGGACCTTGCAGATTTCCTCATCCTGCCTGAGGCCACTACTGGCTCCAACCCAAGCTGGTTCGGCTTCCCCATCGCGGTCCGGCCCAGCTCACCGGTGTCGCGCAATGAGATCGTCCGTTT is part of the Bryobacter aggregatus MPL3 genome and encodes:
- the rfbH gene encoding lipopolysaccharide biosynthesis protein RfbH, producing MTNASLLVKPPVSKHREEELRGQIRELVREYHATAFAPQPFSPGTSQIPFAGRVFDAEEIETLVESSLDFWLTTGRFAREFEREFARFYGLRNALLVNSGSSANLLALTALTSPRLGDRALLPGDEVITVAAGFPTTVNPIFQNGLVPVFVDVEIPTYNLDTSLLDAALSSRTRAVMIAHTLGNPFDAAAVSAFCRKHDLWLIEDCCDAVGSTLNGKLTGTFGDLATVSFYPAHHMTMGEGGCVLTNTPLLKTLAESFRDWGRDCWCEPGRDNTCGKRFDWQQGELPCGYDHKYTYSHIGYNLKVTDMQAAIGVAQLKKLPGFIEARRANFNSLYASLKDLADFLILPEATTGSNPSWFGFPIAVRPSSPVSRNEIVRFLESRKIQTRLLFAGNLTRQPAYLGKPFRVAGHLHRTDTIMNHVFWIGVYPGLSTAQLDYMQASLHEVFAA
- the gluQRS gene encoding tRNA glutamyl-Q(34) synthetase GluQRS gives rise to the protein MYCGRFAPSPTGPLHFGSLVAATASYLDARAQRGQWLLRMEDTDHTRCRPHYADEILSTLSAFGFVWDEPVIVQSERSALYDAAIAQLGPRVYHCTCSRREIATLAAQNESRYPGICRNGCDPAKPVRALRLAVEDPAISDDFILFSTTGKIYSYQLAVVVDDEAQGITHVVRGADLLSSTPRQQYLQRLLGYRTLQYLHLPLATGPDGTKLSKQNLAPALDTASSTTLLVQALEFLQQQPEENLARQSLANIWAWAIANWRPERLRRYS
- a CDS encoding glycosyltransferase family 39 protein, with the translated sequence MNRFLEFVATLDRNPRWALLFCLAVFAMVMIPAALRPLWYDELVTYYIAMSPSWDRFLESVQTVDLQPPLNFLLVRISILLLGDSDFSARVPSLLAFVAASLVVFQLVRHRLGGLFGLMGMAVFWCVWLVYFAVEARPYALMLALLCCGLYCWLAAIERPRWSRWHTGLTVSLAALFLTHCFAPLFGSAIGVGELVRSVERRRLDRRIWLAILLPLLILPLYFPLLRTAHSMRFSPALESTMALLSTFYYSLVMILLPVVGIVVVLGYAVRDSGKPWCKIIRSHELAFCLTTLAMPALVGVYCMISGIQFVGRYGIGAMLGVTLLVVAILARLLRNPGTVLLITVLLVGLFVWSKGLTGMQMGRYRNVSLQYREIEPNLPFITANGMTFLEMDRREPTQLAARLFYLTNNEAALHYIKSNMFEGLVHVQRLFPIRGQVVSYEQFLATHRRFLVFAMPSDHENWLLPKLKDDGATISLRMEAEQTGYLDRHVYEVVLPGPVATINGN
- a CDS encoding sigma-70 family RNA polymerase sigma factor; translation: MVLEADILEATPVRTPGQQNEPGHDVTQLLQSWSHGNRQALADLLPLVYDELRRLAASYMRFENPGHTLQATALVHEAYMKLIQQRDVSWKSRAHFFGIAAQMIRRILVDHIRATRAQKRGSGFAALSLDEAIGVPEKRNWEILALDDGLKTLAKVDPQQARIVELRFFAGLSIEETAAIVGVSPATVKRDWVCAKAWLFRELTRGGSNES
- a CDS encoding NAD-dependent epimerase/dehydratase family protein gives rise to the protein MRGFWDARPVFVTGATGLVGSWLVKALLRQGAEVVCLVRDSVPQSELNQSGDAARVRLVHGDICNQALLERILGEYEIDTVFHLAAQTIVGVANRNPVSTFSSNIEGTWALLEAARRAPSVRQIVVASSDKAYGDQEKLPYEESTPLEGRHPYDVSKSCADLIAQSYAHTYQLPVVVTRCGNFYGGGDLNWNRIIPGTIRSLLRNEPPLIRSDGQFIRDYFFVEDGAAAYLLLAERLAGNRLLIGHAFNFSNESQVTVTDLVRRISRLMGSRLEPRILNQASHEIRNQQLSAAKAREMLSWSPLFSLDQGLELTIAWYRQWNEQRNQSSHAADVHTLATVLR
- a CDS encoding alpha/beta hydrolase, giving the protein MISTLHGTLHKRNDFDSHILTGERELVIYLPPGYEQRPSQRYPVMYFHDSQNVFEPHTAFIPGQYWQVPETADRLITEQRVEPLILVGIPHGGTRRIDEFTPSPNPQEHYGGQAASYGRMLVEEVIPFIDRDYRTLPGPKHTGLGGSSLGGLVTIYLGIRYPEVFGRLAVMSPSVWWDYRMILRKIVSITHKHRAKLWLDVGLREGNNPKAVLRDVRLLRDVLMHKGWKAGSNLFYYEDHEGGHDERAWAARVPSMLQFLFPGARPRIELPDSASFR
- a CDS encoding protein kinase domain-containing protein produces the protein MHTRWQQVKQILHDAAEMPASRRDAFVEEASGGDAELIAEVKSLLESFEAADEFLEDAPVQLGGFLETLEGRRVGDYRVEKLIAKGGMGSVYLASKEMDGVPMQVALKVIRFAGNHEYLSRRFRMERQILARLTHENILRLLDGGVTSEGVPYLVTEYLDAQNLEEWLVETKPSLAARLELFTRICDGVAYAHRNLIVHGDLKPSNILVTRDGGAKLVDFGIARLIQGKDTTDPAVQNTITMAPALTPWWASPEQLRGEPLSIESDCYALGRILFFLLCGKLPFDFTGMTTQEILEHLRKEAPPKPSQVSGDGRLSGDLDNISLKALEFERSHRYRGADALGEDIERYLHLRPVSARPQTYGYRLQKFIRRNRAFVAVSTLASIALILAVGAAFYQERLAQKNYEKAQQRFDQLRNLANTLVFDADEALSTLQGATPVRAKLVKSALGYLDELAKQDTTDIVLREELAATYERIGDIQGRPGTMNLGQIAEALQSYRKSEMLRMEIRKNAKKAPEFQKASEQLASSYSRLSAALRVMGDANTALSYERKALGIRQALFEGDPTNLLRKRALASNLTSLSGSLSQMGDWQGVLETRREALQMLEEVVAQNPNQVADLRALSLALSRMGSIERHENALPASLAHYQRALEIDLRLYERDRGNVQFQVSAGLSHTNFGTILQSLGRTKEALDHFEVGRMIYEEVARADIREVRSRTLLQTNRVSTAKALLSIGRSREALPMVESALAMRERLAAMNRSNAGAQGEVAEAHEALGQVYAALRQRQKALKEFQMAQTLLQTIISADRSNAAMREDLARVENQLGALGVKSSAASVPVASSQ
- the rfbF gene encoding glucose-1-phosphate cytidylyltransferase, which produces MKVVILCGGMGTRLREETEYRPKPMVEIGGRPILWHIMKYYSHFGFRDFVLCLGYRGQVIKEYFLNYEAMNNDFTICLGQTNQIHFHERHREQGFHVTLADTGLETMTGGRIRRAAKYLDGDTFMMTYGDGLSNIDLGALLAFHQSHGRIATVTSVNPPVRYGILSTTASGEVSSFLEKPVSRDCASAGFFIFDRKILDYIDSDETVFENGPLEQLTADKQLMAFRHDGFFFAMDTYREYLQLNELWRSGEAPWKVWQ